A region from the Neurospora crassa OR74A linkage group V, whole genome shotgun sequence genome encodes:
- a CDS encoding 6-phosphofructo-2-kinase/fructose-2,6-bisphosphatase has product MDTLLTAEIAANAPRYRRKSSTFIDGIHDVTDQDNMAPAQLYSTMSGRLFHSGRIAIVMVGLPARGKTHICVSMARYLQWLGVKTRIFHLGDYRRATVGEGGNVPQDYFYPNASPASTMLRQKILKKCREDIYAWLNHENGQVAIYDAVNPTAAGRRALAKEFAKHDVQTLFLESYVDDEEILKENARNVKIHSPDFDGMDPDEAAERYLKRIETKIPIFETMQEEELNYVKMINAGRAFFYNNVSFNYLSHRIVFYLTNLHIKARTTFFVRAGPAEGEEFYKSDAPLSEEGRSYAQKMTETLLRHREQERKANSEQAGHEIRLRPLTVWTSTRLRTIQTADPLKEQGYNVRQRSQMSQINPGLCEKLSEHAIRRLYPEEVEKHELDPYHHRYPRAESYHDLAVRLEPIILELEREQNDVLIIAHESVLRVLYSYLMHCRPMEIPKLKFPRDEIIEIIPAAYQNEAKRIHIPGLDPQFTPGSPEDIRIPVPSIYSSNLPPIDGISSPVEPSSMDNVLTRPPEKVVNNAKEMVADKVADLD; this is encoded by the exons ATGGACACACTTTT AACTGCCGAGATTGCGGCCAACGCACCGCGGTACCGTCGCAAGAGTTCAACTTTCATCGACGGCATCCACGATGTTACAGACCAGGACAACATGGCCCCGGCCCAGCTTTACAGCACAATGTCTGGCAGGCTCTTCCATTCAGGCCGTATTGCTATCGTTATGGTTGGCCTTCCCGCGCGGGGCAAGAC TCACATCTGTGTTTCCATGGCACGATATCTTCAGTG GCTCGGTGTCAAGACGCGGATTTTCCACCTAGGCGACTATCGCCGTGCTACCGTTGGTGAAGGCGGAAATGTTCCTCAAGATTACTTTTACCCCAATGCCTCTCCAGCTTCGACCATGCTCCGACAGAAGATCCTGAAAAAGTGCAGGGAGGATATTTACGCATGGCTCAACCACGAAAATGGCCAAGTTGCTATTTACGACGCCGTCAATCCTACTGCGGCTGGGCGCCGTGCGCTTGCAAAGGAGTTTGCCAAACACGATGTTCAG ACATTGTTTTTGGAGTCATAcgtcgacgatgaggagatCCTCAAAGAAAACGCCAGAAATGTCAAAATCCATTCGCCGGAT TTTGATGGCATGGATCCCGATGAGGCAGCCGAACGGTACCTGAAGCGGATCGAAACTAAGATTCCGATTTTCGAAACGatgcaagaagaagaactaaACTACGTGAAAATGATCAATGCCGGTCGAGCATTCTTCTACAACAATGTCAGCTTCAACTACCTCTCGCATCGCATCGTCTTCTACCTCACGAACCTGCACATCAAAGCCCGCACAACCTTCTTTGTTCGAGCTGGACCAGCAGAAGGCGAAGAGTTCTACAAATCCGACGCGCCTCTCTCTGAAGAAGGCAGATCATATGCACAGAAGATGACTGAGACCCTTCTCAGACATCGCGAGCAAGAAAGAAAGGCCAACAGTGAACAGGCCGGCCACGAGATCCGTCTAAGGCCTCTGACTGTCTGGACATCCACGCGGCTCCGCACAATTCAGACAGCCGATCCTCTGAAGGAACAAGGCTATAACGTCCGCCAACGCTCGCAAATGAGCCAAATAAACCCCGGTTTGTGCGAGAAGTTGTCAGAGCATGCTATCCGTAGGCTGTATCCAGAAGAGGTGGAAAAGCATGAGCTTGACCCATACCACCACCGATATCCCCGCGCAGAG TCGTACCACGACCTCGCTGTCCGCCTCGAGCCCATCATTCTTGAACTCGAGCGCGAGCAGAACGACGTCCTCATCATTGCTCACGAGAGCGTCCTGCGAGTTTTGTATTCATACCTGATGCACTGCAGACCCATGGAGATTCCAAAACTCAAGTTCCCCAGGGATGAGATTATCGAAATCATTCCGGCAGCATATCAGAACGAAGCCAAGCGCATTCATATCCCCGGCCTCGATCCGCAGTTCACCCCCGGGTCGCCGGAAGACATTCGTATCCCCGTTCCCAGCATCTACAGCAGTAATCTGCCGCCTATCGATGGCATAAGCAGTCCTGTCGAGCCTTCCTCTATGGACAACGTTTTGACGCGCCCCCCCGAGAAGGTGGTGAATAACGCCAAGGAAATGGTGGCGGATAAGGTGGCTGATCTCGATTAA